One Spea bombifrons isolate aSpeBom1 chromosome 1, aSpeBom1.2.pri, whole genome shotgun sequence DNA window includes the following coding sequences:
- the LOC128474516 gene encoding leukotriene B4 receptor 2-like, translated as MNLTPAAAITDMNTCVNSFGNNTLLSSQASLISGTIFLALAASLGLPGNAFIIWSILWKLKGREKSVTCILILNLAVADGTILLLTPFFITFMVKKNWIFDRAVCKVAYYLCCLNMYASIFIIALMSLDRFLAVFRPYMAQSLRKREVVTKVLLAIWLLAGALALPAFAYREVIHNQKLNISICEPCHASRGEAIFHYTFETLVAFLVPFPMVCISYVLVLVKLKTSRFGQRSRIEKLIAAILVTFAVLWLPYHVVNAMQVVSNLTTGNISEKLAKASKVSRAGATALAFFSACVNPLLYAFAASDLFRVFGVGFVAKLLEGTVAEIQKRVKSQRDLVKGLVRVGSRGESVDMELRNGVKEVPLNGDLGPFLPTHNS; from the exons ATGAATCTCACACCCGCTG CTGCCATCACAGACATGAACACCTGTGTCAATAGTTTTGGAAATAACACTCTGTTGAGTTCCCAGGCTTCCCTCATTTCTGGTACCATCTTTCTTGCTTTGGCGGCCTCCCTGGGACTCCCCGGTAATGCCTTTATCATTTGGAGTATATTGTGGAAATTGAAGGGACGAGAGAAATCCGTGACCTGCATTCTTATCCTCAACCTGGCAGTTGCTGATGGAACTATCCTTCTCCTTACCCCATTCTTCATTACTTTCATGGTCAAGAAGAACTGGATTTTTGATCGAGCAGTCTGCAAAGTGGCCTATTATCTATGTTGCCTTAATATGTATGCCAGCATCTTTATTATAGCTTTAATGAGCTTGGACCGGTTCTTAGCTGTCTTCCGACCATATATGGCTCAGTCTCTCCGTAAACGGGAAGTTGTGACAAAAGTTCTGTTAGCCATCTGGCTTTTGGCTGGTGCTTTGGCTCTCCCAGCTTTTGCTTACCGGGAGGTAATTCACAATCAAAAGCTGAATATCAGTATTTGTGAACCTTGTCATGCAAGCCGTGGAGAAGCTATATTCCATTACACTTTTGAAACGCTTGTCGCCTTCTTGGTTCCTTTTCCTATGGTGTGTATTAGCTATGTGTTAGTATTGGTCAAGCTCAAGACAAGCCGATTTGGTCAAAGGTCACGAATAGAAAAACTAATAGCAGCCATATTGGTGACATTTGCTGTTCTATGGCTTCCATACCATGTGGTCAATGCAATGCAAGTTGTTTCAAATCTGACCACAGGAAATATATCTGAGAAACTAGCAAAAGCGTCTAAAGTGAGCAGAGCTGGAGCTACAGCTTTGGCTTTCTTCAGTGCATGCGTCAACCCTCTGCTTTATGCATTTGCTGCCTCTGACCTTTTTAGGGTATTTGGGGTGGGCTTTGTGGCAAAGCTTCTGGAGGGGACTGTGGCAGAGATACAGAAAAGGGTTAAGTCCCAACGAGATCTTGTTAAGGGTCTTGTTAGAGTTGGTAGCCGGGGAGAATCCGTGGACATGGAACTGCGGAATGGTGTGAAAGAAGTGCCCTTGAATGGAGATCTAGGACCTTTTCTGCCAACACATAACTCCTAG
- the LOC128474525 gene encoding leukotriene B4 receptor 1-like, which yields MTELNTVVSLVNTVNASLANNTQGETSGSSPRLGIAILSIAFFIGFPGNAFIIWTVLTRIKKRTVTCILILHLAIADIIVIITAPFFIHLLSNGYWMFGPVICKSCHYIGCLSMYASIFLITFMSLDRFLAVAIPFSSQKIRTKRVANRLILAIWLLAAVLAIPMPFYRVIILLKNRALCIPYHSSSKHIVFQYLFESLFGFFIPFSIIVFCYVYIGLRLQSAQFQSKRKTSRLVIFIIVTFALFWIPYQSVNILQVLGETLSDPNTKQMLRRAALSARPNVTALAFLSSSVNPILYVFAGGSFIRSAGIGFMAKLFEGTASEVSSFRTVSQVFRQRSRNESVEMGKRGEVAEESKTFSTNPTEY from the exons ATGACTGAACTA AATACAGTGGTTAGCCTGGTGAATACAGTAAATGCTTCCCTTGCAAACAACACTCAGGGGGAAACATCTGGATCTTCTCCTCGGCTTGGAATAGCCATCCTTTCCATAGCTTTCTTTATCGGCTTCCCAGGCAATGCCTTCATCATCTGGACTGTATTGACCCGCATTAAGAAACGAACAGTAACCTGCATCCTTATCTTACATTTGGCTATAGCAgacattattgttataattacagcaCCATTCTTCATTCATCTTCTCAGCAATGGCTACTGGATGTTTGGACCTGTTATTTGTAAATCATGCCATTACATTGGATGCCTAAGCATGTATGCCAGTATTTTTCTCATCACATTCATGAGTCTGGATCGGTTCCTTGCTGTAGCTATACCTTTTTCTTCTCAGAAGATAAGAACTAAGAGGGTGGCCAACCGTTTGATTTTGGCAATATGGTTGCTAGCTGCAGTTTTAGCTATTCCCATGCCATTTTATCGTGTTATAATACTGTTAAAGAACAGGGCGCTCTGTATTCCCTATCACAGTAGTTCCAAACATATTGTCTTCCAATACCTGTTTGAGAGTTTGTTTGgattttttattccattttcaatCATTGTATTTTGTTATGTATACATTGGCCTACGGTTACAGAGTGCACAGTTCCAGAGCAAGCGTAAAACAAGTCGGCTGGTcattttcattattgtaacatttGCTCTGTTCTGGATTCCTTATCAGTCAGTTAATATCCTACAGGTATTAGGGGAGACATTATCAGACCctaacacaaaacaaatgctCAGAAGAGCAGCTTTATCTGCGCGTCCAAATGTTACAGCTCTAGCATTTCTCAGTAGTAGTGTGAACCCTATACTTTATGTATTTGCTGGTGGTTCTTTTATCAGATCTGCTGGGATAGGTTTTATGGCCAAGCTATTTGAGGGAACTGCATCGGAGGTGTCCAGCTTCCGAACAGTTTCTCAAGTCTTCCGTCAGAGGAGCAGAAATGAATCTGTAGAAATGGGAAAACGTGGGGAAGTTGCAGAGGAAAGCAAGACATTTTCCACCAATCCTACAGAGTattaa
- the LOC128474537 gene encoding leukotriene B4 receptor 1-like, producing MTDRNAISIQITIGNSTPANFTQQAMFPPASSPQVGIALLSIAFLLGFPGNAFIIWTVLTHLKKRTVTCILILHLAVADIIVILTGPFFIHLLATGSWAFGSIVCKLCHYIGCLSMYVSIFLITFMSLDRFLAVAIPFSSQKIRTKTAVRTLVLVIWSIASVLAIPMLVYRTLQIKNNRLQCLPSHSGSGHIIFQYLFESLLGFFIPFTIIVSCYLYICLRLRSLKFQSKQKTSRLVICIVVTFALFWIPYHTVNILQVIGETVSDSSTRKMLKKAAQFARPNVTALIFLSSSVNPVLYTFAGGSFIKTAGLGFMAKLFEGTSSEAPSFRKVTQVFRQKSRNESVELGCLRDGEVEGECRKLPINPTQ from the exons ATGACTGACAGA aatgCTATATCTATCCAGATAACTATAGGTAATTCCACTCCTGCAAACTTCACTCAGCAGGCAATGTTTCCTCCTGCATCTTCTCCACAGGTTGGAATAGCTCTCCTCTCCATAGCTTTCCTACTTGGCTTCCCAGGCAATGCCTTTATTATCTGGACTGTGTTGACCCACCTAAAGAAACGGACAGTAACCTGCATCCTTATTTTACATTTGGCTGTGGCAGATATCATTGTAATCCTAACGGGTCCCTTCTTCATTCATCTTCTGGCCACTGGCAGCTGGGCTTTTGGGAGTATTGTTTGCAAACTCTGCCATTATATTGGATGTCTGAGCATGTATGTCAGTATTTTCCTTATCACATTTATGAGTCTAGATCGCTTCCTGGCTGTAGCCATACCCTTTTCTTCTCAGAAGATAAGAACAAAGACTGCTGTCAGAACCTTGGTTTTGGTGATATGGTCAATAGCCTCAGTGTTGGCTATACCAATGCTAGTATACCGTACTTTACAGATCAAAAACAATAGACTCCAATGTCTACCCTCACACAGTGGTTCTGGGCACATTATCTTTCAGTACCTATTTGAGAGTCTCTTAGGATTTTTTATCCCATTCACAATTATTGTGTCCTGCTACCTCTACATATGCCTACGTTTACGTAGCCTGAAGTTTCAGAGTAAACAAAAGACTAGTCGGTTGGTCATTTGCATTGTTGTGACGTTTGCTCTGTTCTGGATTCCGTATCACACAGTTAATATTCTCCAGGTAATAGGAGAGACAGTCTCAGACTCTAGTACAAGAAAGATGCTCAAAAAAGCAGCTCAATTTGCTCGCCCTAATGTCACAGCTCTTATCTTTCTTAGTAGTAGTGTTAACCCTGTCCTTTATACATTTGCTGGTGGTTCATTCATAAAAACAGCAGGGCTAGGCTTCATGGCCAAGCTTTTTGAGGGTACTTCTTCTGAGGCCCCCAGTTTCCGGAAGGTCACTCAGGTCTTTAGACAGAAGAGCAGAAATGAGTCTGTAGAACTAGGGTGTCTTAGGGATGGAGAAGTTGAAGGGGAATGTAGAAAATTACCCATCAACCCAACACAATAA